The Methanococcoides methylutens MM1 genome has a window encoding:
- a CDS encoding dihydroorotase yields MTDILIKNTKVFYNNFLQPGEILINNGKIERIAKDLSGSDPDLLIDAKGALTIPAGIDAHVHFREPGMTQKEDWHTGSCSAAAGGITTVVEHPNTIPPTVDKSSFKEKLKLAKRKSVIDFGINGGVTQNLESLSLLWELGVTSFGEIFMAESTGGLNICEEDFAEAMGIIKELDAVACIHAEDENLRLENEKLLKKDLSPSSHSRIRSNLCEGYAVEKALEVIAEKGTRSHFCHISTLEAIGQIRKERYVAASENRAHTVTCEVAPHHLFLSTRDWDRLGTFGKMNPPLRDRRNVKAVMNAVNDGTVSSIASDHAPHTEFDKDLDIRSAPSGVPGVETLMPLMLMAVKKNILPIGRMIEVTSRNPAHIFGLDTRHSKGVFAEGYDADLIIVDTRNATTIKADRLHSKAGWSPFEGMDAIFPEITIARGEVIWEEEVLAEKGRGKFLEGQGYPEEED; encoded by the coding sequence ATGACTGATATCCTTATTAAGAACACAAAGGTCTTCTACAACAACTTTTTGCAGCCAGGCGAAATACTGATCAATAATGGAAAGATCGAGCGCATTGCAAAGGATCTCAGTGGATCTGACCCTGATCTCCTGATCGATGCCAAAGGAGCGCTTACAATACCTGCCGGCATAGATGCTCATGTGCACTTCAGGGAACCTGGTATGACACAGAAAGAAGACTGGCACACAGGTTCCTGCTCGGCAGCAGCAGGTGGTATTACTACTGTGGTCGAGCATCCAAACACTATTCCACCAACGGTGGACAAGTCATCTTTCAAGGAAAAGCTGAAGCTGGCAAAGCGCAAATCTGTAATTGATTTTGGAATCAATGGCGGTGTGACGCAGAACCTTGAATCCCTTTCACTGCTCTGGGAGCTTGGTGTTACCTCATTTGGTGAGATCTTCATGGCGGAGTCCACAGGTGGGCTGAATATCTGTGAAGAGGATTTCGCAGAGGCAATGGGGATCATCAAGGAGCTTGATGCAGTGGCCTGTATCCATGCAGAGGATGAGAATCTGCGCCTGGAGAATGAAAAGTTACTCAAGAAGGACCTTTCACCTTCATCACACTCACGTATTCGATCAAACCTTTGTGAAGGATATGCCGTGGAGAAAGCCCTTGAAGTTATTGCAGAGAAAGGAACAAGGTCCCACTTCTGTCACATTAGCACTCTTGAGGCTATCGGGCAGATCCGCAAGGAAAGATATGTGGCAGCATCAGAAAATCGTGCACATACTGTAACCTGTGAGGTCGCTCCTCACCACCTGTTCTTATCCACAAGAGACTGGGACCGGCTGGGTACCTTTGGAAAGATGAACCCTCCACTGCGTGATCGCAGGAACGTTAAAGCAGTTATGAATGCCGTCAATGACGGTACTGTGAGTTCCATAGCCTCAGACCATGCTCCGCATACGGAATTTGATAAGGACCTTGACATCAGAAGTGCGCCATCAGGAGTGCCTGGTGTGGAAACATTGATGCCTTTGATGTTGATGGCTGTCAAGAAGAACATTCTTCCCATTGGCAGGATGATCGAAGTTACGAGCAGGAACCCTGCACATATATTCGGTCTTGATACACGTCACTCAAAGGGAGTTTTTGCTGAAGGCTATGATGCAGACCTGATCATTGTGGACACACGCAATGCAACCACTATAAAGGCTGACAGGCTTCACAGTAAGGCCGGATGGTCACCCTTTGAAGGCATGGATGCTATCTTCCCGGAGATAACGATAGCAAGGGGAGAAGTAATCTGGGAGGAGGAAGTCCTTGCTGAGAAAGGCAGGGGTAAGTTCCTTGAAGGTCAGGGCTATCCTGAAGAAGAGGACTGA
- a CDS encoding NAD(P)-dependent alcohol dehydrogenase yields MGDTEMKAVVHEKYGPPDVLEIREIAKPIPKDNEVLIKMHSAAVTISDIMMVKGSPFITRFFTGLVRPRRAVQGSEFAGEIEAVGKDAKRFKAGDRVFGSNGDYRGCYAEFVCIPEEEFLDTMPDNMSYEEAAPVCGALAAWNFLADKANIQSGQKVLINGASGSMGTAAIQIARYFGTEVTGVCSTRNLELVRSLGADKVIDDTKEDFTKSGETYDIIFDTESTSSFSHCKGSLTQKGIYLKTFPGIATLLQMLWTSKIGSKKAMFSATGLLPVPERLGFLKELKGLIEAGILKSVIDRNYPLEQIVEAYRYVEKGDEVGNVVITVKHN; encoded by the coding sequence ATGGGGGATACTGAAATGAAAGCTGTTGTTCATGAGAAATACGGTCCTCCTGATGTTCTTGAAATAAGGGAGATAGCTAAACCTATCCCAAAGGACAATGAAGTTCTCATAAAAATGCATTCAGCGGCAGTAACAATATCGGATATAATGATGGTAAAGGGCTCCCCATTTATTACAAGATTTTTCACCGGTCTTGTAAGACCAAGAAGAGCTGTACAAGGATCTGAGTTTGCCGGAGAGATCGAAGCAGTAGGCAAAGATGCTAAGCGATTTAAAGCAGGTGACAGGGTCTTTGGATCAAATGGTGACTATCGAGGTTGTTATGCCGAGTTTGTATGTATCCCTGAAGAGGAGTTTCTGGATACAATGCCAGACAACATGTCCTATGAGGAAGCAGCTCCTGTATGTGGAGCATTAGCAGCTTGGAACTTCCTTGCAGATAAGGCAAATATCCAGAGCGGGCAGAAAGTCCTTATCAATGGCGCTTCTGGAAGTATGGGTACAGCGGCTATACAGATCGCCAGATACTTTGGAACGGAGGTTACCGGGGTATGCAGTACCAGGAATTTAGAACTGGTGAGGTCTCTGGGGGCCGATAAGGTAATTGATGATACCAAAGAGGATTTTACCAAAAGTGGTGAGACCTATGATATTATTTTTGATACCGAAAGCACGAGTTCATTTTCGCACTGTAAAGGCTCGCTAACGCAAAAGGGCATATATCTTAAAACATTTCCCGGGATAGCGACCCTTCTTCAAATGCTATGGACTTCAAAGATCGGCAGTAAGAAAGCTATGTTTTCGGCCACAGGCCTTCTGCCAGTTCCAGAACGTCTTGGCTTCCTCAAAGAGCTTAAAGGGCTTATTGAGGCCGGGATACTAAAATCGGTAATTGACAGAAACTATCCGCTGGAACAAATTGTCGAAGCTTACAGGTATGTTGAAAAAGGAGATGAGGTCGGAAATGTGGTCATAACTGTGAAGCACAATTAA
- a CDS encoding PstS family phosphate ABC transporter substrate-binding protein, which produces MFKKSMSYMITLLLVTSLALFGAGCVGNDDAADHGADEMQSIQIKGSDTVLPLAQGEAEVFMIENPDKAVSIIGGGSGVGIAALIDGEVDIAMASREMKEAEIENAHANGIDPIQHTIAWDGISVVVSPENPVSELTYEQLKAIYVGDISNWNEVGGEDREIVVLSRDSSSGTYEYFKDEVMDGEEYRADALINPSTGAIIQTVSQNPNAIGYVGVAYLDGTTKPLAVDGGNGAEEPTSENILAGTYPLARPLYFYTDGEPEGLALEFIEFISSETGEETIFEVGYFPA; this is translated from the coding sequence ATGTTCAAGAAATCAATGTCATATATGATCACGCTTTTGCTGGTCACATCACTTGCTCTTTTCGGAGCAGGTTGTGTTGGTAACGATGATGCTGCAGACCACGGTGCAGATGAAATGCAGTCAATTCAGATCAAAGGATCAGATACCGTTCTTCCACTTGCTCAGGGAGAAGCCGAAGTTTTCATGATCGAAAACCCTGACAAGGCTGTATCTATCATTGGAGGTGGATCCGGTGTCGGTATTGCAGCACTTATTGACGGTGAAGTTGACATCGCCATGGCATCAAGGGAAATGAAAGAAGCAGAGATCGAAAATGCTCATGCTAATGGTATCGATCCGATCCAGCACACAATTGCATGGGATGGAATCTCAGTTGTTGTAAGCCCTGAGAACCCAGTATCTGAACTTACCTACGAACAGCTCAAGGCAATTTATGTAGGAGATATTTCCAACTGGAATGAAGTTGGCGGCGAAGACAGGGAAATTGTCGTACTCTCACGTGACAGCAGTTCCGGTACCTACGAGTACTTCAAAGACGAAGTAATGGATGGAGAGGAATACAGGGCTGACGCACTTATCAACCCGTCAACCGGAGCTATCATCCAAACAGTATCACAGAACCCTAACGCTATCGGATATGTAGGTGTTGCTTACCTTGATGGAACAACAAAGCCACTTGCAGTAGACGGTGGAAATGGTGCTGAAGAGCCAACATCCGAGAACATTCTCGCAGGTACATACCCACTTGCAAGACCACTTTACTTCTACACCGATGGTGAGCCAGAAGGCCTTGCACTTGAGTTCATTGAGTTCATCTCAAGCGAGACCGGAGAAGAAACAATCTTTGAAGTAGGGTACTTCCCTGCTTAA
- the pstB gene encoding phosphate ABC transporter ATP-binding protein PstB, with product MTTKEITTNINVKDLNLWYGDKHALKDISIDIPEKSVTALIGPSGCGKSTFLRCLNRMNDLVKSCRIEGDVLVDDENIYEKNVDVVDLRKKVGMVFQKPNPFPMSIYDNIAYGPKIHGCPKSEIDERVHGALEDAALMGEVRERLGDQAFALSGGQQQRLCIARTLAVKPEIILFDEPCSALDPISTSKIEDLILELKKDYTIVIVTHNMQQAARISDYTAFFLLGELIEFGKTKNIFENPQVKSTEDYITGRFG from the coding sequence ATGACAACAAAAGAAATTACAACAAATATCAATGTTAAAGACCTCAACCTCTGGTATGGTGATAAACACGCACTAAAGGATATCTCAATAGACATACCTGAGAAGAGCGTTACAGCACTCATCGGGCCGTCAGGTTGTGGAAAATCCACTTTCCTGAGATGCCTGAACCGTATGAACGACCTTGTGAAATCATGCAGGATAGAAGGAGATGTTCTTGTCGATGACGAAAACATCTATGAAAAGAATGTGGATGTCGTTGACCTTAGGAAAAAGGTTGGAATGGTGTTCCAGAAGCCAAACCCATTCCCAATGTCCATCTACGATAATATTGCCTATGGCCCGAAGATACACGGTTGCCCTAAGTCAGAGATCGATGAAAGAGTACATGGTGCACTCGAAGATGCTGCCCTTATGGGCGAAGTCCGGGAGAGGCTTGGAGATCAGGCATTTGCACTCAGTGGAGGACAGCAGCAGAGGTTGTGTATTGCAAGAACACTTGCTGTCAAACCGGAAATTATCCTGTTCGACGAACCATGCAGTGCCCTAGACCCAATATCAACTTCCAAGATCGAGGACCTTATCCTTGAGCTTAAAAAGGACTATACCATTGTTATCGTAACACACAACATGCAGCAGGCAGCCCGTATTTCCGACTACACAGCATTCTTCCTGCTCGGAGAACTTATCGAGTTCGGAAAGACAAAGAACATATTTGAGAACCCACAGGTAAAGAGTACTGAGGATTACATTACAGGAAGGTTCGGGTGA
- a CDS encoding amidase: MDTIIYSSAKSLAQSIRSKEISSEEVVETYLERIEEVNPELNAIVQLQANEAREQAKKADAALARGDIKGPLHGVPFTVKDNAEIKGIICTSGTKGRSSFVPAQDATIVTRMKESGGILLGKTNLPELALALESDNLVYGHTSNPYDLSRTSGGSSGGEAAIIAAGGSPLGLGNDAGGSIRLPSHFCGIAGIKPTVGRVPLTGHFPAPFGHITQLWQAGPMARFVEDLILTLPIIAGVDWRDPGIVPMPLGDPDKVEINKLRAAVYTDNGIIPPTSEIAKVVMKTAEVLSDAGMEVIEAIPEDIEQSFWFENAIFEADGGYWIEKSLEDAGTTEIHPFTEGILEDCNLKAGSSADFSELLIQLDRFRSKMLSFMENYDVIICPVCAYPAMPHGTTFENFSAFSYTMTYNLTGWPGAVVRAGTSPEGLPIGVQVVARPWREDVALAVAQYIEKVMGGWQPPQL; this comes from the coding sequence TTGGATACAATCATATATTCATCTGCTAAGTCACTGGCACAGAGTATTCGTTCAAAAGAGATCAGTTCCGAAGAAGTTGTTGAAACATACTTAGAGCGTATCGAAGAAGTAAATCCTGAATTGAACGCGATCGTACAACTTCAGGCCAATGAGGCCCGGGAACAGGCTAAAAAAGCCGATGCTGCTCTTGCACGGGGAGATATTAAAGGCCCGCTTCACGGTGTACCATTTACGGTCAAAGATAATGCAGAGATAAAAGGAATTATTTGCACATCAGGAACTAAAGGCCGTTCATCATTTGTTCCGGCTCAGGATGCTACCATTGTAACCCGAATGAAGGAATCAGGAGGCATTTTGTTGGGAAAGACCAATCTCCCGGAGCTTGCTCTTGCCCTTGAGAGCGATAATCTGGTTTATGGACATACATCGAACCCTTACGACCTTTCGCGTACATCCGGAGGTAGCAGTGGAGGAGAAGCAGCTATTATTGCTGCGGGAGGATCTCCATTGGGCCTTGGGAATGATGCAGGTGGTAGCATTCGTTTACCATCCCATTTCTGTGGCATAGCCGGTATCAAGCCGACTGTAGGAAGAGTGCCATTAACAGGACACTTTCCGGCTCCATTCGGACACATAACTCAATTATGGCAGGCCGGACCAATGGCAAGGTTCGTAGAAGATCTGATCTTAACCCTCCCGATTATTGCAGGTGTGGACTGGCGCGATCCTGGGATCGTCCCTATGCCACTGGGTGATCCTGATAAGGTTGAGATCAATAAACTTCGTGCTGCGGTTTACACAGATAATGGTATCATACCACCTACGTCGGAAATAGCTAAGGTTGTAATGAAAACCGCAGAGGTGCTTTCAGATGCGGGTATGGAAGTGATAGAAGCCATTCCTGAAGACATTGAACAGTCCTTTTGGTTTGAGAATGCTATTTTTGAAGCAGACGGAGGATATTGGATTGAAAAGTCCTTAGAGGATGCAGGGACAACTGAAATACATCCCTTTACAGAAGGTATTTTGGAAGACTGTAACTTAAAAGCCGGATCATCTGCTGATTTCAGTGAATTGCTGATTCAACTTGATAGGTTTCGCAGTAAAATGCTTTCTTTCATGGAGAACTACGATGTGATAATATGTCCGGTGTGTGCATATCCTGCAATGCCTCATGGAACCACGTTTGAAAATTTCTCTGCATTTAGCTATACTATGACCTATAACCTGACCGGATGGCCTGGTGCGGTTGTCCGTGCCGGTACTTCCCCTGAAGGACTGCCTATTGGTGTACAGGTTGTAGCTCGTCCATGGCGAGAAGACGTTGCTCTGGCTGTGGCTCAGTATATTGAGAAGGTCATGGGTGGCTGGCAGCCTCCACAGCTCTGA
- a CDS encoding DUF4386 family protein: MYRSKLVPRFISAWGFIAAIALLTGSVLINIDLFSGISEVGLELIFALPIAVAEIMLSIWLIMKGFDPSAIASMSARTDTDKVN, from the coding sequence TTGTACAGATCAAAACTCGTTCCACGATTCATATCTGCATGGGGTTTCATTGCTGCTATAGCTTTGTTGACCGGTTCTGTACTGATCAATATTGACCTGTTCTCCGGAATTTCAGAAGTTGGATTGGAGCTCATCTTTGCCCTTCCTATAGCTGTGGCTGAGATCATGCTCTCGATATGGCTTATAATGAAAGGGTTCGACCCATCTGCGATCGCTTCCATGTCTGCCAGAACAGATACGGATAAAGTCAATTGA
- the pstC gene encoding phosphate ABC transporter permease subunit PstC gives MLHRRKKEKAIESTLLIVSGVTVVALFLLCFFLFREGYLLFGDYSLFSFITGSSWYPSSSPAKFGLLPLLTGSLIVTAGAIILSVPLGIAAAVYISELADPRVAQIIKPFVEILAGIPSVVYGFFGLVIVVPLLQDMLDLPTGQTALAGSIMLGMMALPTIISVSEDAINSVPTALKEGSLALGSTKWQTIYRVVLPAALSGISAAVMLGIGRAIGETMTVMMVTGNTAIIPGVPEGLFDPVRTMTATIALEMGEVPQGSDHFHALFAVGSVLFIITFIINLIADSVKKKYRLKEAA, from the coding sequence ATGTTGCATAGAAGAAAGAAGGAAAAAGCAATTGAGTCCACTCTCTTAATAGTAAGTGGGGTTACAGTCGTAGCCTTATTCCTTCTTTGTTTTTTCCTTTTCAGAGAAGGATATCTTTTATTCGGTGATTATTCTCTCTTTTCATTTATTACCGGAAGTTCATGGTATCCATCATCATCACCGGCAAAGTTTGGACTATTGCCACTATTGACAGGATCACTGATCGTAACAGCAGGTGCTATAATTCTTTCAGTACCTCTCGGAATTGCTGCAGCGGTCTATATATCTGAACTTGCAGATCCCAGAGTAGCACAAATTATCAAGCCCTTCGTAGAGATACTTGCAGGCATACCTTCAGTCGTTTACGGTTTCTTTGGTCTTGTTATTGTAGTTCCATTACTGCAGGATATGTTAGACCTCCCTACAGGACAAACAGCACTAGCTGGTTCCATTATGCTTGGAATGATGGCACTTCCTACTATAATCTCAGTATCAGAGGATGCTATCAATTCAGTCCCAACCGCACTAAAGGAAGGATCCCTTGCACTTGGAAGCACAAAGTGGCAGACAATCTACAGGGTAGTACTGCCGGCAGCATTGTCAGGAATATCCGCAGCAGTCATGCTTGGTATAGGAAGGGCTATCGGAGAGACCATGACAGTTATGATGGTTACAGGAAACACTGCCATCATACCAGGAGTTCCGGAAGGACTTTTCGATCCGGTAAGGACCATGACCGCAACCATTGCGCTTGAAATGGGAGAAGTTCCACAGGGAAGCGACCATTTCCATGCACTGTTCGCAGTTGGTTCAGTACTTTTCATAATCACATTCATCATCAATCTTATCGCTGACAGCGTCAAAAAGAAATACAGACTTAAGGAGGCAGCATAA
- the pstA gene encoding phosphate ABC transporter permease PstA, producing MFFGAKTSEKLAFATLKLSMAVVLAFVSILVIYITVNGYSVLSLDFITQMPMKRMTQGGIYPAIMGSLMLIGLSMAFAIPLGILSAVYLNEYSTPGRISWTIEMAINNLAGTPSVVFGLFGLALFVKYFGFGASLLSASLTLALLILPVIIRASKEALMTVPQEYREASLALGVTKWQTTRKVILPAAIPGMMTGIILSIGRVAGETAPILLTGAAYFLPRIPDSVFSQFMALPYHLFVLATSGTSITQTRPIQYGTALILLLIVVFMNSIAVVIRRHYRKKLNR from the coding sequence ATGTTCTTTGGAGCAAAAACGTCTGAAAAGCTGGCATTTGCCACGCTGAAGCTCTCCATGGCAGTTGTACTTGCCTTCGTATCGATCCTTGTGATCTACATCACAGTGAACGGTTACAGCGTGCTAAGCCTTGATTTCATAACCCAGATGCCGATGAAAAGGATGACACAAGGAGGTATCTATCCGGCAATCATGGGAAGTCTAATGCTTATCGGGCTCTCAATGGCATTTGCCATCCCTCTTGGCATACTCTCAGCAGTATATCTGAACGAATACTCAACTCCGGGACGTATTTCATGGACAATTGAAATGGCTATCAATAACCTTGCAGGTACACCATCAGTAGTATTCGGTCTTTTCGGACTGGCATTGTTCGTCAAGTATTTTGGATTCGGAGCATCCCTCCTGTCAGCATCACTGACACTTGCACTGCTTATCCTACCCGTGATAATCCGTGCAAGTAAGGAAGCACTGATGACAGTCCCGCAAGAATACAGGGAAGCATCCCTGGCACTTGGTGTCACTAAATGGCAGACCACAAGGAAGGTAATTCTCCCGGCAGCAATTCCCGGAATGATGACCGGGATAATCCTGAGTATCGGCAGGGTTGCAGGCGAGACAGCACCTATACTGCTTACGGGAGCAGCATACTTCTTACCAAGAATACCTGATTCGGTCTTCTCCCAGTTCATGGCATTGCCATACCACCTTTTCGTACTGGCGACCTCAGGTACGAGCATTACACAGACACGACCGATCCAGTATGGAACTGCATTGATACTGTTACTGATTGTTGTTTTCATGAACAGTATTGCAGTTGTGATCAGAAGACATTACAGGAAAAAACTTAACCGGTAA
- a CDS encoding endonuclease V yields MKDLVDSLDPKSHSSEYLRGIQAEIAASVSTEDDFGNLKKIAGVDCAFLGDRIICGVVLLDYDTMDVIERACVVREIDFPYIPTYLTFREGKPVVEALSKLKRKPDLLMVDGCGINHPRKAGLATHIGVVMDMPTIGIAKKILCGEAEKPDVGEANPLLYHGDQIGWLLKTNKRSNPIVVAPGHRISMDTCLEVTRKCLRGYKLPETTRLAHMYVNEIKREMLENKL; encoded by the coding sequence ATGAAGGATCTAGTCGATTCACTGGACCCGAAGTCGCACTCATCTGAGTATTTGAGGGGTATTCAGGCTGAAATAGCAGCTTCTGTGAGCACAGAGGATGATTTCGGAAATCTGAAGAAAATAGCAGGTGTAGATTGCGCATTTCTCGGAGACCGGATAATCTGTGGAGTGGTCCTTCTTGACTACGACACGATGGATGTCATTGAAAGGGCATGTGTGGTCCGCGAAATCGATTTCCCTTACATACCAACATACCTTACATTCAGAGAGGGAAAACCGGTTGTTGAAGCCCTTTCTAAATTAAAGAGAAAACCCGATCTTCTGATGGTTGACGGTTGTGGGATCAACCACCCGAGGAAAGCTGGCCTTGCCACTCATATAGGTGTTGTGATGGACATGCCTACAATAGGGATTGCAAAGAAGATCCTCTGTGGTGAGGCTGAAAAGCCGGATGTAGGGGAAGCAAACCCCCTGTTATATCATGGAGATCAGATAGGCTGGCTCCTGAAAACGAATAAACGGAGCAATCCCATTGTGGTTGCACCTGGTCACAGGATATCCATGGATACTTGTCTTGAAGTTACCAGAAAATGCCTGAGAGGTTACAAACTGCCGGAGACCACAAGGCTTGCTCACATGTATGTCAATGAGATCAAGAGGGAAATGTTAGAGAATAAGCTATGA
- a CDS encoding flavodoxin family protein, with translation MNKVKILGIGGSPRKNGNTDILLDSFLKGAESAGVETKKVMLRNYSIESCIGCEACRKTGICTQFHDGMELLYPEIETSKGLILGSPTYNYNITSSMKTFIDRLYPYYNFTNDRPRQYSSKLADQGRKASVFSICEQPTIEEMGFALEAMEMPLDALGYDVIEKFPVIGCFDRGIVSKDDELLKRAFDAGKKLAEDLR, from the coding sequence ATGAATAAAGTAAAGATTCTTGGGATTGGAGGAAGCCCGCGGAAGAACGGTAACACTGATATCCTGCTTGACAGCTTTTTAAAAGGAGCAGAATCTGCAGGAGTGGAAACAAAAAAGGTTATGTTGAGAAATTACTCAATTGAATCCTGTATTGGTTGTGAAGCCTGCAGAAAAACCGGGATATGCACACAGTTTCATGATGGGATGGAGCTCCTTTACCCTGAGATCGAAACATCAAAAGGTCTCATTCTGGGCTCTCCTACCTACAACTACAATATAACATCGTCTATGAAAACTTTCATCGATCGACTATACCCTTACTACAATTTCACGAACGACCGGCCAAGACAGTATTCAAGCAAACTTGCAGATCAGGGACGCAAAGCAAGTGTCTTTTCAATTTGTGAGCAACCTACGATCGAAGAAATGGGATTTGCACTTGAAGCCATGGAAATGCCTCTTGATGCCCTGGGTTATGATGTTATTGAGAAGTTTCCGGTTATAGGTTGCTTTGATCGGGGAATTGTTTCAAAGGATGATGAACTTCTCAAGAGGGCCTTTGATGCTGGTAAAAAACTGGCTGAGGATCTTCGTTAA
- a CDS encoding YfcE family phosphodiesterase: MKLLILSDTHIKAGQSLIEKLPDDLVAIMKNSDILIHAGDFETMECYNELSSLGNLVAVRGDTDVPEIMELLPERKVIEVEGVKVGVIHRGQLTSDNPDGLRYLAKEMGVDVLIFGHFHHPIIEDYEVLLLSPGSATVPGVAEPSAIELEIVEGKVTGRVIRCDEDVCRYFEYEKK, from the coding sequence ATGAAATTATTGATCTTATCTGATACTCATATCAAAGCCGGACAGTCACTGATCGAGAAGTTACCTGATGATCTTGTTGCAATAATGAAAAACAGCGATATTCTGATTCATGCAGGGGACTTTGAGACAATGGAATGTTACAATGAATTGTCAAGTCTGGGAAATCTTGTGGCAGTACGTGGGGATACTGATGTACCTGAAATTATGGAGCTTCTGCCTGAAAGGAAGGTCATTGAGGTTGAAGGTGTAAAGGTGGGTGTCATTCATAGGGGACAGCTGACATCTGATAATCCGGATGGCCTGCGCTATCTTGCAAAAGAGATGGGTGTGGACGTTCTGATCTTCGGGCATTTCCATCATCCGATCATCGAGGATTATGAAGTACTCCTGCTATCTCCGGGCAGTGCGACAGTACCTGGAGTTGCCGAACCCAGTGCAATAGAACTCGAAATAGTTGAGGGCAAGGTAACTGGGAGGGTGATTAGGTGCGATGAGGATGTATGCCGTTATTTTGAGTACGAGAAGAAATGA
- a CDS encoding GNAT family N-acetyltransferase translates to MNQKSWKIRKAVVDDAKGLKLCMDLAYSKYLERLKGERLPPMDVDYEEEITYFPVWVAESGKEIVGGLILMFEDDYTTIANVAVRPDFQGTGLGRGLMDFAESEAKRRGYLEMRLATHVLLKENISFYLHLGWSEIEHDDTRVYMGKRINAS, encoded by the coding sequence ATGAATCAAAAAAGCTGGAAAATACGGAAAGCTGTTGTTGATGATGCAAAGGGTCTCAAGCTTTGTATGGACCTGGCTTATTCAAAGTATCTGGAGAGACTTAAAGGGGAACGCTTACCGCCCATGGATGTTGATTACGAAGAAGAGATAACCTATTTCCCGGTCTGGGTTGCAGAATCTGGCAAAGAGATAGTCGGAGGTCTAATACTAATGTTCGAGGACGATTATACCACAATAGCAAATGTAGCAGTACGCCCTGATTTCCAGGGAACTGGTCTGGGGCGAGGGCTAATGGACTTCGCTGAGTCTGAAGCTAAACGCAGAGGCTATTTGGAAATGCGTTTAGCGACTCATGTGTTATTGAAAGAGAATATTTCTTTTTATCTCCATTTGGGATGGTCAGAAATTGAACATGATGACACCCGTGTTTATATGGGAAAAAGAATCAACGCATCATAA
- the phoU gene encoding phosphate signaling complex protein PhoU, with amino-acid sequence MVRERYVERLDYLRSEIEEMGKVSGEMLTSSVKALETLDVDLAEKVIEMDTAVDNYEYDVEKATAHLLALQQPMAGDLRLITSSYKIAIDLERMSDFAVNIAELVKKIEGEHTIPLDEISTIASITQNMIENSMKAYAEADADLAKTTASEDEKVDRLFYSTWEKMVNMMIDDAILIPNAVDLIFVLRYLERIADHACNICESVVYMVTNQRPNLN; translated from the coding sequence ATGGTTAGAGAAAGATACGTTGAAAGACTTGATTACTTGAGATCTGAGATCGAAGAGATGGGAAAGGTATCCGGGGAAATGCTGACAAGTTCGGTAAAAGCACTGGAAACCCTTGATGTCGACCTCGCCGAAAAGGTCATTGAAATGGATACAGCCGTTGACAACTACGAATATGATGTCGAGAAAGCTACGGCACACCTGCTGGCCCTACAGCAACCAATGGCCGGCGATCTCCGTCTGATCACATCTTCTTACAAGATCGCAATAGACCTTGAAAGAATGAGTGATTTCGCCGTCAACATCGCAGAACTTGTCAAGAAGATCGAAGGTGAACATACCATCCCGTTAGACGAGATCAGCACCATCGCATCCATCACACAGAACATGATAGAAAATTCTATGAAAGCCTACGCCGAAGCAGATGCTGACCTTGCAAAAACCACTGCTTCAGAGGATGAGAAAGTGGACAGACTGTTCTATTCCACATGGGAAAAGATGGTCAACATGATGATAGATGATGCGATCCTTATTCCAAATGCAGTGGACCTGATATTCGTCCTCAGATATCTGGAACGTATTGCAGATCACGCATGCAATATCTGTGAGAGTGTCGTCTATATGGTCACTAACCAGAGACCGAACCTTAACTGA